Proteins from a single region of Desulfovibrio sp. Huiquan2017:
- a CDS encoding carboxymuconolactone decarboxylase family protein translates to MTENQLELHQSISENWGAYKAVMPEIAEAYEALPAEVYKDGELSGKHKRLMALVGALVHGCRGCILYQTENALALGATVGELLEACAVAVSLGGTMGSSQTARVVEYLREKGLME, encoded by the coding sequence ATGACTGAAAATCAATTGGAATTGCACCAAAGTATCAGCGAAAACTGGGGAGCCTACAAGGCTGTCATGCCGGAAATCGCCGAGGCCTATGAGGCCTTGCCCGCAGAGGTCTACAAGGACGGGGAGCTTAGCGGCAAGCACAAGCGGCTCATGGCCCTGGTGGGCGCATTGGTCCACGGTTGCCGGGGCTGCATCCTCTACCAGACGGAAAACGCCCTTGCCCTGGGGGCCACGGTAGGCGAGCTTCTTGAAGCCTGCGCCGTGGCGGTGTCCCTGGGCGGGACCATGGGATCGTCCCAGACCGCCCGGGTGGTGGAGTACCTCCGGGAAAAGGGACTGATGGAATAA
- a CDS encoding DUF456 domain-containing protein, with translation MEYVWAILLILGLLLSQVLQLFSMPANWVALGLVALWKYAYPESMTWNFVIVIGVAAALGEALEFGLQAWGAGRYGASVRGNVGGIVGAIAGAIFGAPFFLGLGALLGALGGAYLGCLAAEIPGRTRPEALRAAKGAFVGKALGFTVKTAIGAAVVILSIPRVWP, from the coding sequence ATGGAATACGTCTGGGCCATCCTGCTCATCCTGGGACTGCTGCTCTCACAAGTGCTCCAGCTCTTCAGCATGCCCGCCAACTGGGTGGCGCTGGGGTTGGTGGCGCTGTGGAAATACGCCTACCCCGAGTCCATGACCTGGAACTTCGTCATCGTCATCGGCGTGGCCGCCGCTCTGGGCGAGGCCCTGGAATTCGGCCTCCAAGCCTGGGGGGCGGGCCGCTACGGCGCGTCCGTGCGCGGCAACGTGGGCGGTATCGTCGGAGCCATTGCCGGAGCCATCTTCGGCGCGCCCTTCTTCCTCGGCCTTGGCGCGCTCCTTGGCGCACTCGGCGGAGCGTATCTGGGCTGCCTGGCGGCCGAGATCCCCGGCCGTACCCGTCCTGAGGCATTGCGTGCGGCCAAGGGCGCGTTCGTGGGCAAGGCGCTCGGCTTCACGGTCAAGACCGCCATCGGCGCGGCCGTGGTCATCCTGTCCATTCCGCGCGTCTGGCCATAA
- a CDS encoding carboxymuconolactone decarboxylase family protein: MVEKQMELKDANEGNAAAFKKLMPEVAEPYDELNREVYKDGAVSGKHKRLMALAASLCIGCRACILFQCEQALELGATVDEILETCAVPLALRGTTGMGETTRVMAYLRERGLIE, translated from the coding sequence ATGGTCGAGAAGCAGATGGAATTGAAGGACGCGAATGAAGGCAACGCCGCCGCTTTCAAGAAGCTCATGCCCGAGGTGGCGGAACCCTATGACGAACTCAATCGCGAGGTCTACAAGGACGGGGCGGTCAGCGGCAAGCACAAGCGACTCATGGCTCTGGCCGCGTCCCTGTGCATTGGCTGTCGGGCGTGCATTCTCTTTCAATGCGAGCAGGCCCTGGAGTTGGGCGCCACCGTGGACGAGATTCTGGAGACCTGCGCCGTGCCCCTGGCCCTGCGCGGGACTACAGGCATGGGCGAGACCACGCGGGTCATGGCCTACCTGCGCGAGCGCGGACTGATTGAGTAG
- a CDS encoding LysR substrate-binding domain-containing protein: MRTFVAAADSGSFTKAAPLVHRTQSAVSMQMQRLERDLGRTLFHREGRGVALTSEGDVLYRYARRLLALHDEALIALGGPRLHGVVRFGAPEDYSTRYLPGALQRFAAAHPGVQVDVFCDDSIRLRDKFRTGELDVALTTEERAGTVDSRPLPLAWLVAERGAPVDRRPLPLALYHTGCLYRRNALAALERAGIAYRVAYGSPSMTGVLAAIRAGLAVGPVAVGTTMEGCRLAMPRDGLPNIPPVATRLRVRQDAAPALPEAFAGFLRQELALLP, from the coding sequence TTGCGCACATTCGTGGCCGCCGCCGACAGCGGCAGCTTTACCAAGGCCGCTCCCCTGGTCCACCGCACCCAGTCAGCGGTGAGCATGCAGATGCAACGGCTGGAACGGGACCTGGGGCGGACGTTGTTCCACCGGGAGGGAAGGGGCGTGGCCCTGACCTCCGAAGGCGACGTGCTCTACCGTTACGCCCGACGACTGCTGGCCCTGCACGATGAGGCCCTGATCGCGCTGGGCGGCCCCAGGCTGCATGGCGTGGTTCGCTTCGGCGCGCCCGAAGATTACTCCACCCGCTACCTGCCCGGTGCGCTGCAACGGTTCGCCGCCGCCCATCCGGGAGTGCAGGTGGATGTGTTCTGCGATGATTCGATACGGCTGCGGGACAAATTCCGGACCGGGGAGCTGGATGTGGCGCTGACCACGGAAGAACGCGCCGGGACCGTGGATTCCCGGCCGCTGCCCCTGGCCTGGCTGGTGGCGGAACGGGGCGCGCCCGTGGATCGGCGTCCCCTGCCGCTCGCCTTGTACCACACGGGCTGCCTGTACCGGCGCAATGCACTGGCCGCCCTTGAACGGGCGGGCATCGCCTACCGCGTGGCCTATGGCAGTCCAAGCATGACCGGTGTGCTGGCGGCCATCCGGGCAGGGCTGGCCGTGGGCCCGGTCGCCGTGGGCACGACCATGGAGGGCTGCCGCCTGGCCATGCCCAGGGACGGCTTGCCGAACATCCCTCCAGTGGCCACCCGCTTGCGCGTCAGGCAGGATGCCGCCCCGGCCTTGCCGGAGGCTTTTGCCGGTTTCTTGCGGCAGGAACTGGCCCTGCTCCCCTAA